Genomic window (Leisingera methylohalidivorans DSM 14336):
TACTACGCGCAGATGATCTGCCGCAAATAGGAGCGCGCCTGACGGCTCTGCGGTTTTGCGGCGTTTTTCTGAAACATCCTCTTGAGAAATGTGATCATTTTCCCGGCGGCGATGGATTGAGCGGCCCAAGCGCGCCTGCCATAGATTGCGCATGAGACTTGCAATCAACGGATTCGGCCGCATTGGCCGCGCCATCCTGCGCCAGATCCTGACCACAGCGCGCGGAGACGGCATCGAAGTGGTGCGGATCAACGATATCGCGCCCTTGGACATGTGCGCCTATCTGTTCCAGTACGACAGCACCTTCGGCCCCTTTGCCCATCCGGTGGCGCATGGCGATGAGGCGCTGCAGGTGATGGGCCGCAGCATTCCCGTCAGCCATGCGCCCGACCTGACTCGCGTGGATCTGTCCGGTGTCGACCTGGTGCTGGAATGCACCGGCATTGCCCGCACCTCGGATGTCGCCGAACGCGGCATCAAGGCGGGCGCGGCCAAGGTGCTGATCTCCGGCCCCTCCCCCGCGGCGGAGCTGACCGTGGTGCTGGGGGCAAACGAGGAGAGCCTTGGCGACGCGCGGATCGTCTCCAATGCCTCCTGCACCACCAATGGGCTGACGCCGCTGGTCAAACTGCTGGATGGTATCGCCGGTATCGACACCGCCCATATGACCACGATCCATTGCTACACCAACTCGCAGCCGATGGTGGACGCGCCGCGCGGCGATTTCGCCCGCTCCCGCGGCGGCGCGCAGTCGATGGTGCCGACCACGACCTCGGCGATGCATCTGATCGACGAGGTGCTGCCGCATCTGAAAGGCCGGGTCAGCGGCGCCGCGGTGCGGGTGCCGACCGCCAGCGTGTCAGCGGTTGATCTGGTGGCGCAGCTGAAAACCCCGATCAGCGGGCCCGAGTTCACAGCCGCGCTGCGCGAAGGCGTTGCAGCCTCGCAGGTGCTGGGCTGGACAGATATGCCGCTGGTCTCGTCTGACCTGCGCGCGCGGCCTGAATCGCTGGTGATCGCCGGACCTGAAACCCGCATGGCCGGCGAGCATCAGGCGCGTGTGTTCGGCTGGTATGACAATGAATGGGGTTTTTCGGCCCGGATGCTGGATGTGGCACGGCTGATGGCCGGGTAAATGCCGGCTCAGCCTGCCGCGTTTTTGCAAGCCCGCCCTCGGCGGACTTGTTATTCCTGCGGCTTGCGCCCGGCACCGGCCAGGCGGAGCCAGCGGAAGATCAGCATCAATGCGAGCATGCAGACCGCGAGACCGATCAGGTCGCCCGCGGCGTAAACTGCCATGACCGGCAGCTGGCCGCCGGGAAAGATCAGGCCTGAAAACACAACCGACTGCCCCAGGGAATTGATGACGGATGCCATCGCTCCCACGGCCAGCAGCCCGGTCCAGGCAATCCGCCGCGACTGGCCCGCATAAAGCGTCCAGCCAAAAAGCCAGGCGATTTCAAAAGCCGCATATGCGGAAAACGCCCCGACTGCGATGGACTGCCACAGCACCGGCTCTCCCAGGGACAGCATAGTGCCTGAGGTGAACATCAGCTCGGACAGGACCGCACCGGCTGCAAGCGGCGGAACAGCTTTCCAGCCAAGCAGCCAGACGCTCAGCACCCGCACCCCGTGCGGCAGATAGATCAGGCTGGCAAAGACGGTGATCTCCGGCAGAAACAGTTTCTGCACCGGCGTGACGGCCCAGGCCGTCAGACCATGGCAAATGATATAGGCTGCGGCGATAACCGCAAAACTCTGAAACCCGGACAAAACCTGCAAAACTCGTATCATGCCGCCCCCCTTAGACTGGAGCAGCGGTGCCTGCAATCATCTGAATGTGTTGATTACACGGCGCGGTCACTTTGCCGCGGGATCAAAGCAAACCACATAGTGCTTGGCCTTGCTGCCTCCTGCCCGTTCCAGCAGCCCCAGGGTCAGCAGCGACTTCAGTGTCCGGTGAAAGGTCGCCTGGGCAATTTCCCGCACCAGCCGGTGGCTGCGGATCTGCTCGGATTGCACCGGGGCGCCTGGCACGCTGGTCAGCGCATGCGCCGCCAGCAGCACATCCCTCTCGGCCCTGCTCAACCGGTCCAGACCGATGTCGCGCTCCATCATGTGGAGCATATCCCGCAGTTCAAAAATTGACTTCAACTGATCCACTATTACACCTCCGGGAAACCTAATCCGCTGCTGCAGCACCGTTTACTATGCCATTATAAGATGACACCACGCGGAAATTATCAATCCGACAATTATCTGGACAGTACTAGTCCGCGTGGTATCATTCCCGCCAGGCTGGGCTGCATGTGAGTGGTGGCTGCGCCTGACGTTTACTCGAAGTAGCCTTGTTAACGAGTGCCGGCTCCGGCAGTTTCAACTGCCGGAGCTGTGCGGCATCGTACAAATTTCCTACCGGTTTCCAATCATCTTTGCAGTCAATTTCACCGCACGCGTGCCAAACCGGCAGGATTGCGCCCGCGGCTTAGCACTCCACCCTCAGTGTCGCGGCCGCAGGGCCGCCGCGATGCGCGGCAATCCGCCGCTGGTCAGCGCAGATCCAAGCTGGGCGGAAAGCTGCTGCTTTGCCGGTTCCATCCTGCAATTTTCCCGTGTTAGGCTTTGCCCCAGCCGCCTGTGGCCCCGCCGGGCTTCGAGGCAGAATTTTTCGCCCGCCGCCGGGAGCTGACATGAATTTTTCTTTCCGCCCGCGCCCCTTGGCGCGCGCCCTTGCTATCAGCCTGCTGGCAGTGCTGCCGCCTGCCGCCTTTGGCGCCGAGGCGGCGCTGCAGGCGCCCGGTGCGGATGCGGACCTGGCCGGGCGGCTGCGCGGCGCCTCCTCTTCGGTGGCCGCCAGCGGTGAAACCAATGTGCAGGAACTGCTGGCGGCGGCTTTGTCGGATTACCGCACACTGGTGCAGGTGCTGTATGATGCGGGTCATTTCTCGCCGGTGGTGAATATCCGCCTGGACGGGCGCGAGGCGGCGGCGATCCAGCCGCTGAATCCGCCAAAGACCGTCAGCAGGGTGGAAATCACCGTGCAGCCCGGCCCGCGGTTCACCTTTGGCACGGCAGAGCTGGCGCCGCTGCCGCAAACCAGCGACGTGGAGATCCCCGCAGGCTTTGCCCCCGGCCAGCCTGCCAGCACCGGAGCGGTCCGCGAGGCGGCGATTGCCGGCGTGCGGGCCTGGCGCCGCAGCGGCCACGCCAAGGCAACGGTGTCGGATCAGAAGATCACCGCCAATCATGTGCAAGCGCGGCTTGATGCACAGCTGCGGCTGGCGCCTGGGCCGCGGCTGCGGTTCGGGCAGTTGCAGGTCACAGGCCAAACCAATGTCCGCGAGGACGCCATCCTCCGGATCGCAGGTTTCCCGGAAGGCGAAGCATTCCACCCCGATCTGGTCTCCAAATCCGCCACCCGGCTGCGCCGCACCGGCACGTTTTCCACCGTTGTCCTGCGCGAGGCCGAACAGCCGAATGCGGACGGCACCCTGGATTTTGTGGCGCGGGTCGAGGAGCTGCCGCCGCGCCGCCTGACCTTCGGGGCCGAGATCAGCTCCTCCGACGGGGTCGAACTGTCGGGCACC
Coding sequences:
- a CDS encoding type I glyceraldehyde-3-phosphate dehydrogenase; the protein is MRLAINGFGRIGRAILRQILTTARGDGIEVVRINDIAPLDMCAYLFQYDSTFGPFAHPVAHGDEALQVMGRSIPVSHAPDLTRVDLSGVDLVLECTGIARTSDVAERGIKAGAAKVLISGPSPAAELTVVLGANEESLGDARIVSNASCTTNGLTPLVKLLDGIAGIDTAHMTTIHCYTNSQPMVDAPRGDFARSRGGAQSMVPTTTSAMHLIDEVLPHLKGRVSGAAVRVPTASVSAVDLVAQLKTPISGPEFTAALREGVAASQVLGWTDMPLVSSDLRARPESLVIAGPETRMAGEHQARVFGWYDNEWGFSARMLDVARLMAG